The genome window GGCTATGGGTGTAGCCTTGCATAATTTGGATGCGGTAGTGTTAAGTCACGGCCATTTTGACCATAGCGGGGGGCTGATGTCGGTTGTTAGGAAAAATCCGGGGATAAGGGTGTATGGCCATCCCGCAATATTTGAAAGCAAATATGCAGACCATGGTAGGGGAAAAATATATATAGGGATGCAGTATAAACTCCAGGATTACCAAAAAGCAGGAGCAAATTTTGTGCTGTCGGAAAGCAGCCAGGAAATTGGACCTGGTATTTTTAGCTCCGGCCATATTGACCGGGTTAATGATTTTGAGCGGGTAAGCCCTGCATTTATCAAGGACACCGGCCGGAATTTTATTTCCGATAACCTGGAAGATGACGGTTGCCTGATAATAGAGCAGGGCCAAAAAATAATATTAATTTTGGGATGTACCCACAGCGGCCTTATAAATACCCTGGACCTGGTAAGCAGGAAATGGGGCAAAGACCATTTTGCTTTAATAATAGGAGGACTGCACCTGTCTGATAAGGACAGCAGCTATGTGACCAGGGTTTTGGAAAGGGCCAACAGGTTTAAGATAGATAAATTAATACCTCTTCACTGCAGCGGCCTTAACCACCAGGCCCTGTTTGAACATTATCTGGGTCACAGGGTCGAATACGGGGGTGCCGGCAAGGTGATAAATTGCGGGGAGGAGTGTTAGATGTTTTATGGTCCAGTGCTTTCACGCAGATTCGGTTATTCTTTAGGGGTGGATGTAATACCGTTTAAGGTGTGCAGCTATGATTGTGTTTATTGCCAGCTGGGGCCTACCACCTTAAAAACAATAGAAAGAAAAAGTTATCTTGAGGTTGATATCAACCAGTTCAAAAAAGAATTAATAGATAAAATTAGCGATTTTCCCTATATTAATTATGTAACTTTTTCCGGCTCGGGGGAACCTACCTTAAATTTGGATATAGGCCAGCTTATTGGAGCGGCCAAAGGAGTCTCTCCGGTACCGGTAGCGGTACTTACCTGCGGGGCTACTCTGGGTCTGCCGGGAGTGGTGGAGGATCTAGGGCAAGCGGATATAGTTAAAGTTTCCCTGGATGCCTGCAGCCAGGATTCCTTAAAAAAGATTAACCGGCCGGCAGCAGGCATAGATTTTGAATCCAACCTGATGGGCCTAAAAAGATTAACCCAGGAATTTGAGGGCAGTATATGGCTGGAAATAATGGTTCTGAAGGGCATAAATGATAACCTGGGAAGCGCTAACCGTTTTAAAACCATAATAGATGAGTTAGGCAGCAGGATAGATAAGATACACTTAAAT of Actinomycetota bacterium contains these proteins:
- a CDS encoding radical SAM protein, encoding MFYGPVLSRRFGYSLGVDVIPFKVCSYDCVYCQLGPTTLKTIERKSYLEVDINQFKKELIDKISDFPYINYVTFSGSGEPTLNLDIGQLIGAAKGVSPVPVAVLTCGATLGLPGVVEDLGQADIVKVSLDACSQDSLKKINRPAAGIDFESNLMGLKRLTQEFEGSIWLEIMVLKGINDNLGSANRFKTIIDELGSRIDKIHLNTAVRPSGGGYIRLPDQGSLKEIKNILGSRAEIIGKVEYGQYSSNLINMEQGITELVKRRPATITDMASALGINRNEAIKICDKLMSEGKIRYSIKGSDKYYVTDKERI
- a CDS encoding MBL fold metallo-hydrolase; this translates as MNKTSPATITILMDNQAYQPELKAEHGLSMLVEKDGMRILFDTGQTDNLQYNGRAMGVALHNLDAVVLSHGHFDHSGGLMSVVRKNPGIRVYGHPAIFESKYADHGRGKIYIGMQYKLQDYQKAGANFVLSESSQEIGPGIFSSGHIDRVNDFERVSPAFIKDTGRNFISDNLEDDGCLIIEQGQKIILILGCTHSGLINTLDLVSRKWGKDHFALIIGGLHLSDKDSSYVTRVLERANRFKIDKLIPLHCSGLNHQALFEHYLGHRVEYGGAGKVINCGEEC